A window of the Flavobacterium sangjuense genome harbors these coding sequences:
- a CDS encoding DUF6787 family protein: MANFKERWNIKSNWQVFVIIVVFAVTGSTSAYLSKPILAFLGISKSNPWEYYPLYIILIFPVYQVLLVSFGFLFGQFTFFWAFEKKMLRACGLGFLVNKKRTPK; this comes from the coding sequence ATGGCAAACTTCAAAGAACGTTGGAATATTAAATCAAATTGGCAGGTTTTTGTCATTATTGTAGTATTTGCAGTCACCGGTTCAACCTCAGCCTATCTTTCAAAACCCATCTTAGCTTTTCTCGGAATCAGCAAATCCAATCCTTGGGAATATTATCCGTTATACATTATCCTTATCTTTCCGGTATATCAGGTGTTGCTTGTAAGTTTCGGATTCCTGTTTGGACAGTTTACTTTCTTTTGGGCTTTCGAAAAGAAAATGCTTCGTGCTTGTGGCTTAGGATTTTTGGTTAATAAAAAAAGAACCCCCAAATAA
- a CDS encoding ABC transporter ATP-binding protein has protein sequence MIIAKNIHKYYDSLHVLKGVDLHIKQGEIVSIVGASGAGKTTLLQILGTLDNPAKESDTSLEINKENLLIMKDKALSKFRNTHLGFIFQFHQLLPEFTALENVCIPAYIAGKEKATTEAEAKKLLDYLGLSDRINHKPNELSGGEQQRVAVARALINKPAVIFADEPSGNLDTASAENLHQLFFKLRDEFGQTFVIVTHNETFANMADRKLVMKDGLIV, from the coding sequence ATGATTATTGCCAAAAATATCCATAAATACTACGATAGTTTACATGTTTTAAAAGGCGTTGATTTACACATTAAGCAAGGTGAAATTGTTTCCATTGTTGGAGCTTCAGGTGCAGGGAAAACGACTTTGTTACAGATATTGGGCACACTCGACAATCCTGCAAAAGAAAGTGATACATCACTTGAGATAAACAAAGAAAACTTATTGATAATGAAAGACAAAGCATTATCTAAGTTCAGAAATACACATCTTGGTTTTATATTCCAATTCCACCAATTGTTACCCGAATTTACCGCTTTGGAAAACGTTTGCATTCCCGCCTATATTGCAGGAAAAGAAAAAGCTACAACAGAAGCGGAAGCCAAAAAATTATTGGATTATCTTGGCTTATCCGACAGAATAAACCACAAACCAAACGAGCTTTCCGGCGGTGAACAACAACGTGTGGCGGTTGCCCGCGCTTTGATAAACAAACCGGCTGTTATTTTTGCCGATGAACCTTCCGGAAATTTGGATACAGCATCTGCTGAAAACCTGCATCAGTTGTTTTTTAAATTACGAGATGAATTTGGGCAAACCTTTGTTATCGTTACCCATAACGAGACTTTTGCCAATATGGCTGACCGAAAGTTGGTCATGAAAGACGGACTAATCGTTTGA
- a CDS encoding D-2-hydroxyacid dehydrogenase, with the protein MKVLANDGISKSGIKALEKGGFEVITTKVAQEQVANYINEHKVSVILVRSATKVRKDIIDNCPSLKIIGRGGVGMDNIDVDYAREKGLHVINTPASSSESVAELVFAHLFTGVRFLQDSNRNMPLEGDTNFDGLKKAYANGIELRGKTLGIIGFGRIGQSVAKMALGLGMKVIAADKFVDNAEVKVDFYNGQFINVEFITEPMEDVFKHADFITLHVPAQEGYVIGKDEFLQMKDGVGIVNCARGGVIDEVALIEALDSEKVLFAGLDVFENEPTPEIQILMHPKISLTPHIGAATLEAQDRIGTELAEQVISLLKAEKV; encoded by the coding sequence ATGAAAGTATTAGCCAACGATGGAATTTCTAAAAGCGGAATCAAAGCATTAGAAAAAGGTGGTTTTGAAGTGATTACAACTAAGGTTGCACAAGAGCAGGTAGCCAATTATATCAATGAACACAAGGTTTCTGTTATCCTTGTGAGAAGTGCTACCAAAGTACGTAAAGATATTATTGACAATTGTCCGAGTCTGAAAATCATCGGTCGCGGTGGTGTTGGAATGGATAATATTGATGTGGACTATGCTCGTGAAAAAGGATTGCACGTTATTAATACGCCGGCATCTTCTTCTGAAAGTGTCGCCGAATTGGTATTTGCACATTTGTTTACAGGCGTTCGTTTTCTACAGGATTCAAACAGAAATATGCCTTTAGAAGGTGATACCAATTTTGATGGCTTGAAAAAAGCCTACGCTAACGGAATTGAATTACGTGGTAAAACCTTAGGAATTATTGGTTTTGGACGTATTGGTCAGTCGGTTGCAAAAATGGCACTTGGACTTGGAATGAAAGTAATTGCTGCCGATAAATTTGTAGATAATGCCGAAGTAAAAGTAGATTTCTACAACGGACAATTCATCAATGTTGAATTTATCACTGAACCAATGGAAGATGTGTTCAAACACGCTGATTTTATTACGCTTCACGTTCCAGCACAGGAAGGTTATGTGATTGGAAAAGATGAGTTTCTACAAATGAAAGATGGTGTTGGTATCGTGAATTGTGCCCGTGGCGGTGTAATTGACGAAGTAGCATTGATTGAAGCTTTGGACTCAGAAAAAGTATTATTTGCCGGATTAGACGTTTTTGAAAATGAACCAACTCCGGAAATTCAAATATTGATGCACCCAAAAATTTCTTTGACGCCACATATTGGTGCGGCTACTTTGGAAGCACAAGACCGAATCGGAACTGAATTGGCAGAACAGGTTATCAGTTTGTTAAAAGCAGAAAAAGTATAA
- the serC gene encoding 3-phosphoserine/phosphohydroxythreonine transaminase yields the protein MKKHNYSAGPCILPQEVFEKSAQAVLNFNNSDLSLLEISHRSKDFVAVMDEVRALALELLGLEGKGYQALFLQGGASLEFLMVPYNLMKVDGKAAYLDTGTWANNAIKEAKLFGETVVVASSKEQNYNHIPTDYTIPADASYFHCTSNNTIFGTQMKSFPKTNIPVVCDMSSDIFSRSLDFTQFDLIYAGAQKNMGAAGATLVIVKEEILGKSGRTIPSILDYEKHIKAESMYNTPAVFAVYTCLLTLQWLKAQGGIAAIEKVNEAKANLLYTEIDRNPLFIGTADKKDRSNMNATFLLVDEKNQETFDKMWKEAGISGIAGHRSVGGYRASMYNALPLESVQVLVDVMKKLEEVVKQNEVTV from the coding sequence ATGAAAAAACATAATTACAGTGCTGGTCCATGCATTTTGCCACAAGAAGTATTTGAAAAATCAGCTCAAGCCGTTTTAAATTTTAATAATTCTGATCTATCGCTTCTTGAAATTTCGCATAGAAGTAAAGACTTTGTTGCTGTGATGGATGAAGTTAGAGCTTTGGCTTTAGAGCTTTTAGGATTAGAAGGAAAAGGATATCAGGCTTTGTTTCTTCAAGGTGGAGCAAGTTTGGAGTTTTTGATGGTGCCATACAACCTGATGAAAGTTGACGGAAAAGCCGCTTATTTAGACACCGGAACCTGGGCAAACAATGCGATTAAGGAAGCCAAACTATTTGGTGAAACAGTTGTGGTTGCTTCTTCAAAAGAACAAAATTACAATCATATTCCAACTGATTATACTATTCCAGCTGATGCAAGTTATTTTCACTGCACAAGCAACAATACGATTTTTGGAACCCAAATGAAATCGTTTCCAAAAACTAACATTCCTGTAGTTTGTGATATGAGTTCGGATATCTTCTCAAGAAGTTTAGACTTTACACAATTCGATTTGATTTATGCAGGAGCACAGAAAAATATGGGTGCTGCCGGAGCGACTTTAGTAATTGTAAAAGAGGAAATCCTAGGAAAATCTGGAAGAACTATTCCGAGTATATTGGATTACGAAAAACATATTAAAGCGGAAAGCATGTACAATACGCCTGCAGTTTTCGCGGTATATACCTGCCTATTGACTTTGCAATGGTTAAAAGCTCAAGGTGGAATTGCTGCTATTGAAAAAGTAAACGAAGCTAAAGCGAATTTACTTTACACTGAAATTGACAGAAATCCATTGTTTATTGGAACAGCTGATAAAAAAGACAGAAGTAATATGAACGCTACGTTCCTATTGGTTGACGAAAAGAATCAGGAGACATTTGACAAAATGTGGAAAGAAGCCGGAATATCTGGTATTGCCGGACATCGTTCTGTTGGTGGTTACAGAGCTTCTATGTACAATGCGCTGCCATTAGAAAGCGTACAGGTTTTGGTTGATGTAATGAAGAAACTGGAAGAAGTTGTAAAACAAAACGAAGTTACAGTTTAA
- the folE gene encoding GTP cyclohydrolase I FolE, which yields MNSTIEKELFEMIGDNHQMTSAETPLRVDAFQKSDKDKMLAIENHFFQIMEELGLDMTDDSLKGTPHRVAKMFIQEIFSGLNPANKPKISVFENTYQYDKMLVEADISFNSTCEHHFLPIIGKAHIGYVSSGKVIGLSKLNRIVDYYSRRPQVQERLIMQIFNELKTALETEDVIVVMEAKHLCVSSRGINDESSFTSTIQYSGIFNEKENRNDFFSLIKKEK from the coding sequence ATGAACAGTACCATTGAAAAAGAATTATTTGAAATGATCGGAGACAATCATCAAATGACTTCTGCAGAGACACCTTTACGTGTTGATGCTTTCCAAAAATCAGATAAAGATAAAATGTTAGCCATAGAAAACCATTTCTTTCAAATCATGGAAGAGCTTGGACTTGATATGACCGATGACAGTCTGAAAGGAACGCCACACAGGGTAGCCAAGATGTTTATTCAGGAAATATTTTCAGGTTTGAATCCAGCCAACAAACCAAAAATATCAGTTTTTGAAAATACATATCAATATGATAAAATGTTGGTGGAAGCAGATATCAGTTTCAACTCTACTTGTGAGCATCATTTTTTGCCCATTATTGGAAAAGCACATATAGGTTATGTTTCCAGCGGAAAAGTAATAGGTTTATCCAAATTGAACCGAATAGTCGATTATTACTCAAGAAGACCACAAGTTCAAGAGCGTTTGATTATGCAAATCTTTAATGAACTTAAAACAGCTTTAGAAACTGAAGATGTTATTGTGGTTATGGAAGCCAAGCATTTATGTGTTTCGAGTAGAGGAATTAATGATGAAAGTAGTTTTACTTCAACGATACAATACAGTGGAATTTTTAATGAAAAAGAAAATAGGAATGATTTCTTTAGCTTAATTAAGAAAGAGAAATAA
- a CDS encoding LIC_10190 family membrane protein: protein MILILLSWLYIFFTAFSFGISFSKALRIRQYDIITTTILGLFPITLLATIWAFFGPIAIAFHAILIVLSILFWYRNKAVFILIWQTTLSKIKSFSFTVKILFAFSSLLIIAQSASLPFIIDNESYYVQTIKWLNEYGFVKGLANLHLFFGQASGWHITQSVYSFSFLYDKFNDLNGFCLLLVNLFAFQKLHSYFTKGNRMDLLFGLLPLTYAFLFQFISSPSPDFPVYVFALILFSKYLQNEATEDTFIIITIFALFAVFIKVTAFVLLLFPLILLLKHFAVLKKQLLLVSSLGGIVLLLFVIKNTMLTGYPLFPLLCFRMDDLDYTVPAIIMNFFFSKGVMHSFYIDHAAFSSASPLDLVKHYFLQNGMSRYIGIASLLTLLVTPIIIFKKRLPKALWTIYFAFLVLAVVLCFSSPQYRFYVYFTLFFLMLWMSLWITNPKWILRFYALSLMVVGILVFVPLSFENLTANALLSQNSTFHLKNILIPEPNSKWKPEYKGDSVGNMLYHSPVDTSFFWVTGNGNLPCVNAEQVKYFEQGFFYIPQQRSTDLNDGFYAQKISGHE, encoded by the coding sequence ATGATACTAATTCTACTTAGTTGGCTTTATATTTTCTTCACAGCATTTAGCTTTGGTATTTCCTTTTCTAAAGCGCTTCGCATCAGGCAGTATGATATTATCACAACCACTATTTTAGGATTATTCCCCATTACACTTTTGGCTACGATATGGGCGTTCTTTGGTCCGATTGCTATTGCGTTTCATGCTATTTTAATTGTACTCTCTATTCTTTTTTGGTACCGTAACAAAGCGGTTTTTATTTTAATTTGGCAGACGACCTTATCCAAAATCAAATCGTTCTCGTTTACAGTTAAAATACTGTTTGCCTTCAGTAGTTTATTGATAATCGCACAAAGTGCTTCTTTGCCTTTTATCATTGATAACGAAAGCTATTATGTCCAAACCATCAAATGGCTCAACGAGTATGGCTTTGTCAAAGGATTGGCGAATTTGCATCTGTTCTTTGGGCAAGCCAGCGGTTGGCATATTACGCAAAGCGTGTATAGTTTTTCGTTTCTCTATGATAAGTTTAATGATTTGAATGGCTTTTGCTTGTTATTGGTAAATTTGTTTGCATTTCAAAAGCTGCACTCCTATTTCACCAAAGGCAATCGAATGGATTTACTTTTTGGTTTATTGCCGTTGACGTATGCATTCCTGTTTCAATTTATCAGTTCGCCTTCACCTGATTTTCCGGTGTATGTATTTGCGCTTATTTTGTTTTCGAAGTATCTCCAAAATGAAGCTACTGAAGACACTTTCATTATCATTACAATCTTTGCGTTGTTTGCTGTTTTTATAAAAGTTACTGCCTTTGTTTTATTGCTGTTTCCTTTGATTTTGTTGCTAAAGCACTTTGCCGTTTTAAAGAAACAACTGCTTTTAGTAAGTAGCCTTGGTGGTATAGTTTTGCTCTTATTTGTTATAAAAAACACCATGCTCACAGGCTATCCATTGTTTCCGTTACTTTGTTTCAGAATGGATGATTTGGATTATACGGTTCCTGCCATTATCATGAATTTCTTCTTTAGCAAAGGTGTGATGCATTCTTTTTATATCGATCACGCTGCTTTTTCCAGCGCATCGCCATTGGATCTTGTCAAGCATTACTTTTTACAAAATGGCATGTCGCGTTATATCGGGATTGCATCACTGCTGACACTTTTAGTTACGCCTATTATAATCTTCAAAAAGCGTTTGCCAAAAGCACTTTGGACAATCTATTTTGCCTTTTTAGTATTGGCAGTCGTATTGTGCTTTAGTTCACCGCAGTATCGCTTTTATGTGTATTTCACTTTGTTCTTTTTGATGTTATGGATGTCGTTATGGATTACCAATCCAAAATGGATACTTCGTTTCTATGCTTTAAGCTTAATGGTAGTTGGGATTTTAGTCTTTGTTCCGTTGTCTTTTGAAAACCTGACAGCAAATGCATTGCTTTCTCAAAACAGTACATTTCATTTAAAGAACATCCTTATTCCGGAACCAAATTCTAAATGGAAGCCCGAATACAAAGGTGACAGTGTTGGAAATATGCTCTATCACTCTCCGGTTGACACTTCGTTCTTT
- a CDS encoding DUF6146 family protein produces MNSKIISSVRLSGSGHEYRKTTMCVSKKIIVPLLLIVALASCHFDKNITTKAKTSDAPKASDVVRIANDSLEYEVIIIDGGFNSWLYGNAKPRGFYSESYLESRNQIFVSEWNRRAMQPQRFNPNLYEMQINYDNNIHYGYEVNYLIYNYMIYFQIANKQQLGGFAPRP; encoded by the coding sequence ATGAATTCGAAGATTATTTCATCCGTTCGCCTTTCTGGCTCGGGTCACGAATACCGAAAAACAACAATGTGCGTGAGTAAAAAGATAATTGTTCCACTACTTCTAATTGTTGCTTTAGCTTCCTGTCATTTCGATAAAAATATTACAACAAAAGCAAAAACATCAGACGCTCCAAAAGCTTCAGATGTTGTCAGGATTGCCAATGATTCCTTAGAATATGAAGTCATTATTATTGACGGTGGATTTAATTCCTGGCTATACGGTAACGCCAAACCAAGAGGTTTTTATTCGGAAAGTTATTTAGAAAGCCGCAATCAGATTTTTGTTTCGGAATGGAACCGCAGAGCAATGCAGCCACAACGTTTCAATCCGAATCTATATGAAATGCAAATCAATTATGACAACAACATTCATTACGGTTATGAAGTGAACTATTTGATATACAACTATATGATTTATTTTCAAATTGCCAACAAACAACAGTTGGGCGGATTTGCTCCAAGACCATAA